One window from the genome of Propionispora hippei DSM 15287 encodes:
- a CDS encoding NADH-quinone oxidoreductase subunit B yields the protein MEIKDAVAKPDSLLERNIIVTSIEQVLNWARSNSLWPLTSGLACCAIEMMSAAAARFDLARFGYEVFRPSPRQADLLIVAGTLTWKMAGPLKRLYEQMPEPKYVIAMGNCANAGGPFVDSSYTVVPGVDKIIPVDVYIPGCPPRPEALIQGLLELKKKIRHPEVARRDQHD from the coding sequence GTGGAAATAAAAGATGCGGTGGCAAAACCTGATTCTTTATTGGAACGAAATATTATCGTCACTTCGATTGAACAGGTGCTGAACTGGGCCCGGAGCAACTCTCTGTGGCCGCTTACCTCCGGTTTGGCCTGCTGTGCTATTGAGATGATGTCGGCGGCAGCGGCCAGATTTGACTTGGCCCGATTTGGCTACGAGGTGTTTCGTCCGTCGCCCCGGCAGGCTGATCTCTTGATTGTGGCCGGGACGCTGACCTGGAAGATGGCGGGGCCGTTAAAGCGGCTATATGAGCAAATGCCGGAACCAAAGTACGTCATTGCCATGGGTAACTGTGCCAATGCCGGCGGGCCGTTCGTCGATTCGTCCTATACTGTTGTGCCCGGCGTGGATAAGATTATCCCGGTGGACGTATATATTCCCGGCTGTCCGCCGCGGCCAGAGGCTCTCATTCAGGGCCTGCTGGAACTAAAAAAGAAGATTCGTCATCCTGAAGTGGCAAGGCGGGATCAACATGACTAA
- a CDS encoding NADH-quinone oxidoreductase subunit C has translation MTKQMITKDELTELAARFAPATEVSGEGVSGALVIARDRLLELLRWLKEDADYQFTLLSNETAVDYPEYFELVCHLYSCHRRQMLTVKARCSKEEAVFPSLVSLWPGANFQEREIYDLLGLTFTGHPQLKRILLPAEFTGHPLRKDFKAAGQEV, from the coding sequence ATGACTAAACAAATGATAACCAAGGATGAACTGACAGAGCTGGCCGCCCGGTTTGCCCCGGCGACCGAGGTAAGCGGTGAGGGAGTAAGCGGCGCCTTGGTGATTGCCAGGGACAGGCTGCTAGAGCTGCTGCGCTGGCTGAAAGAGGACGCGGACTATCAATTTACCCTGCTGAGCAATGAGACGGCCGTGGACTACCCCGAGTATTTTGAACTGGTCTGTCATCTCTATTCCTGCCACCGTCGCCAGATGCTCACCGTTAAGGCGCGCTGCAGCAAAGAGGAAGCGGTTTTCCCCTCCCTGGTTTCGCTTTGGCCGGGCGCCAATTTCCAGGAGCGGGAGATTTACGATTTGCTGGGGCTTACCTTTACCGGTCATCCCCAGCTCAAGCGTATTTTATTGCCGGCGGAATTTACCGGGCATCCGCTGCGTAAAGATTTTAAAGCAGCCGGCCAAGAAGTGTGA
- a CDS encoding NADH-quinone oxidoreductase subunit D, with translation MPRTEVYTLNMGPVHPSTHGVLQVILDLDGEQVVRATPEMGYLHRGIEKLAEGRTYPQFLPYTDRLDYVSAMGNNLGYCQTVEKLLGVEVPERAEYIRVIMAELNRIASHLIFFGTIAIDFGSATGMIYGFRDREKILDLFNMVCGARMTFHYIRIGGVAEDLPAEFVPAAQAFLDEFPSLLEEYHGLISGNEIFTHRLKGYAKINAARALELGMTGPSLRASGVDYDIRKVDPYGVYDRFDFTVPLGTQGDNWDRYIVRMQEMEQSARIVRQALEGLPEGPVKAKMARVIKPPAGDVYHRIENPRGELGYYIVSDGSTKPYRVHIRRPSFINLHALDELCRGLLIGDVVAILSTLDPLMGEVDC, from the coding sequence ATGCCGAGAACAGAAGTATATACACTCAATATGGGACCGGTCCATCCCAGCACCCACGGTGTTTTGCAGGTGATTTTGGACCTGGACGGCGAACAGGTGGTGCGGGCTACCCCGGAAATGGGTTATTTGCATCGCGGTATTGAAAAGCTGGCCGAGGGCCGGACTTATCCCCAGTTTTTGCCCTATACCGACCGGCTGGATTATGTGTCGGCCATGGGCAACAACCTGGGCTATTGCCAGACGGTGGAGAAGCTGCTGGGCGTGGAGGTACCGGAACGGGCCGAATATATCCGGGTGATTATGGCTGAACTCAACCGCATTGCCAGTCACTTGATCTTTTTTGGCACTATTGCCATTGATTTCGGTTCGGCTACAGGTATGATTTATGGGTTCCGGGACCGTGAAAAAATACTGGACTTATTTAATATGGTCTGCGGCGCCCGCATGACGTTCCATTATATCCGCATCGGTGGGGTGGCGGAAGATTTGCCGGCCGAATTTGTGCCGGCGGCACAGGCCTTTCTTGATGAATTTCCCTCGTTGCTGGAAGAATATCACGGTCTGATCAGCGGCAATGAAATTTTTACGCATCGTCTGAAGGGCTATGCTAAAATCAACGCCGCCCGGGCGCTGGAACTGGGCATGACCGGACCGTCGCTCCGGGCCTCGGGCGTGGATTATGATATTCGCAAGGTTGATCCTTACGGGGTCTACGACCGATTTGACTTTACTGTTCCCCTGGGCACGCAGGGCGACAACTGGGACCGTTACATAGTCCGGATGCAGGAAATGGAACAAAGCGCCCGGATTGTCCGGCAGGCGCTGGAAGGCTTGCCGGAAGGGCCGGTGAAAGCCAAAATGGCCCGGGTGATCAAGCCGCCAGCGGGCGATGTATATCACCGGATTGAAAATCCCCGGGGTGAGCTGGGCTACTATATTGTCAGTGACGGCAGCACCAAGCCGTACCGCGTTCATATCCGCCGCCCGTCCTTCATCAACCTGCACGCGCTGGATGAACTGTGCCGCGGACTCTTAATCGGCGATGTGGTGGCCATTTTGTCTACGCTGGACCCACTGATGGGCGAGGTAGACTGTTGA
- the nuoH gene encoding NADH-quinone oxidoreductase subunit NuoH, whose translation MNELLGLARVAAMVREILTPFLPYPDIVDFIIGLVGIAGIFGVIFTAALVLVYAERKISAFMQVRLGPNRVGPAGMLQSFADMLKLLSKEDIIPCGVDRWMWMLAPVVLFLPAATVYAVFPFDDGAVLADLNIGILFVMAISAQSTLPFLMAGWSSNSKYAVIGGMRTVAQMLSYEIPLVFSVLGIVMLVGSMRLSDIVAAQQNIWFIVLQPVAFVIYVIAATAETNRAPFDLVEGESEIIAGPFTEYSGMRWAFFFLAEYANLLAVSAIAATLFLGGWHGPFLPGWLWFFIKVGLMIFLFMWFRWTFPRFRIDQMMSFGWKILLPLALANMVVTGIGIFAYRLWS comes from the coding sequence ATGAATGAGTTACTGGGACTTGCCAGGGTTGCGGCAATGGTCCGGGAGATACTGACGCCGTTCCTGCCCTATCCTGATATTGTGGATTTTATCATTGGCCTGGTAGGCATTGCCGGTATTTTTGGTGTTATTTTTACTGCCGCCCTGGTGCTGGTTTACGCCGAACGAAAAATCAGCGCTTTCATGCAGGTCCGCCTTGGGCCAAACCGGGTTGGACCGGCCGGCATGCTGCAGAGCTTTGCCGATATGCTTAAGCTGTTAAGCAAGGAGGATATTATTCCCTGTGGTGTTGACCGCTGGATGTGGATGCTGGCGCCGGTGGTGCTGTTTTTGCCGGCAGCAACCGTGTATGCTGTATTTCCTTTTGATGACGGGGCTGTGCTGGCCGATTTGAATATCGGTATTTTATTTGTTATGGCTATTTCCGCCCAGTCGACCCTGCCCTTTCTTATGGCCGGCTGGTCTTCCAACAGTAAATACGCTGTGATCGGCGGCATGCGGACGGTAGCTCAGATGTTAAGCTACGAAATTCCGCTGGTCTTTTCCGTACTGGGTATTGTCATGCTGGTCGGGTCCATGCGGTTAAGCGATATTGTGGCCGCCCAGCAGAATATATGGTTTATTGTGCTGCAGCCGGTGGCCTTTGTCATTTATGTCATTGCCGCCACGGCGGAGACCAACCGGGCGCCCTTTGACCTCGTGGAAGGGGAGTCGGAGATTATTGCCGGCCCGTTTACCGAGTATTCGGGCATGCGCTGGGCCTTCTTCTTCCTGGCGGAATATGCCAACCTCCTGGCCGTCTCGGCCATTGCCGCCACTTTGTTTCTCGGCGGCTGGCACGGGCCGTTCCTCCCTGGCTGGCTGTGGTTTTTTATCAAAGTAGGTCTGATGATTTTCTTATTCATGTGGTTTCGCTGGACCTTCCCCCGTTTCCGGATTGACCAGATGATGAGTTTTGGCTGGAAAATACTTTTGCCGCTGGCCTTGGCCAATATGGTTGTAACAGGAATCGGAATTTTTGCCTACAGGTTGTGGAGCTAG
- a CDS encoding NuoI/complex I 23 kDa subunit family protein, which produces MQGKGLLKGMGITLKRFVGKKVTVQYPEEKLPLSPRFRGGVLDLSVEKCIACGLCAMSCPNQAIDLGTAVGENKKKHLTRYHYLSGRCLYCDLCIEACPTKAIVWDKNYENSTYWRDDLEHDCMAAAAAKQGTAGEPDATAPDGEKGED; this is translated from the coding sequence ATGCAAGGCAAAGGCTTGCTCAAGGGGATGGGGATTACCCTGAAACGTTTTGTCGGTAAAAAAGTCACTGTTCAATATCCGGAGGAAAAACTTCCCCTGTCGCCGCGCTTTCGCGGTGGCGTACTGGATTTGTCAGTAGAAAAGTGCATTGCCTGCGGGTTGTGTGCCATGAGCTGTCCGAATCAGGCCATTGATCTTGGCACTGCCGTGGGAGAGAATAAAAAGAAACACCTGACGAGATACCACTATTTGTCAGGACGGTGCCTATACTGTGATTTGTGCATTGAAGCCTGTCCCACGAAGGCGATTGTTTGGGATAAGAATTATGAGAATTCCACGTACTGGCGGGATGACCTGGAGCATGACTGTATGGCGGCCGCTGCCGCTAAACAGGGGACTGCCGGCGAGCCGGACGCTACGGCGCCGGACGGGGAAAAGGGGGAGGACTGA
- a CDS encoding NADH-quinone oxidoreductase subunit J family protein — MMQDLTYTAAFYLLSLLTLGAGLGVVVKRNLVHSALLLALSFIGVAGLYILLQAEYLAAVQILVYSGAVAIMVVIGIMLTVRGDMQDSNPPGRLRWSAAVVSVLFTGMLLVLVTATPWKHSVATAALNAVPLLATLMLGDYMLAFEAAAVLLLAAMLGAIILAKGADEQ, encoded by the coding sequence ATGATGCAGGACTTGACCTATACGGCGGCCTTTTATCTATTATCACTACTTACGCTGGGGGCCGGGCTGGGTGTTGTCGTCAAGCGCAATCTGGTGCACAGCGCGCTGCTGTTGGCTCTTTCTTTTATCGGTGTGGCGGGGTTATATATCCTGCTGCAGGCGGAATATCTGGCTGCCGTGCAAATTTTGGTCTATAGCGGCGCCGTGGCAATCATGGTGGTTATCGGTATTATGCTAACCGTCCGCGGCGACATGCAGGACAGCAATCCGCCAGGCCGGCTGCGCTGGAGCGCCGCCGTGGTCAGCGTACTGTTTACCGGCATGCTGCTGGTGCTGGTGACGGCTACGCCCTGGAAGCACAGTGTCGCGACTGCTGCCCTAAACGCGGTGCCCCTCTTGGCTACACTGATGCTGGGCGACTACATGCTGGCCTTTGAGGCGGCGGCCGTATTGCTCCTGGCGGCCATGCTGGGGGCCATTATCCTGGCTAAAGGAGCGGATGAGCAATGA
- the nuoK gene encoding NADH-quinone oxidoreductase subunit NuoK: MIGLEHFLVVGALLFGIGLYGLLSKRNVIALLMSIELMLNAVNINLIAFARFVTPDRPDGQVFAIFNIALAAAEVAVGLALVFRIYRDRAGIDATKLNGMKW, from the coding sequence ATGATTGGACTGGAACATTTTCTGGTTGTCGGCGCGCTGCTGTTCGGTATCGGTTTGTACGGCTTATTGAGTAAGCGCAATGTAATCGCCTTATTGATGAGTATTGAACTGATGCTGAACGCCGTCAATATCAACCTGATTGCCTTTGCGCGGTTTGTGACTCCCGACCGTCCCGACGGACAGGTGTTTGCCATTTTCAATATAGCCCTGGCGGCAGCGGAAGTAGCTGTCGGGCTGGCGCTGGTATTTCGTATTTACCGGGACCGTGCCGGTATTGACGCAACTAAATTAAACGGGATGAAGTGGTAG
- the nuoL gene encoding NADH-quinone oxidoreductase subunit L, with protein sequence MMSSYALAHAWLIPLLPAFAFLLGGTLLRRIPYAAAWTAILASTGSLLLALGVAGGMADGRITMVQPLIYKVLWFSVPGLSADMGVYLDPLTAMMLCVVTLVSLLVQIYSLGYMAGDPGFARFYSFLSLFAASMLGLVIAANFIQMYVFWELVGLCSYLLIGYYFHKVSAREAAKKAFMTTRIGDFGLLLGILLLQLIFGTLDFAKLGLAIPDYVAQEGSALLTVVALLIFIGPVGKSGQFPLHVWLPDAMEGPTPVSALIHAATMVVAGVYLIARAYVLFHSLPAALTVIAWVGAFTALFAAVIAVTQREMKRILAYSTISQLGYMMLALGVGSLTASMFHLMTHAFFKALMFLAAGSVLHALHDTADIFKMGGLRRQMPFTFAAMAVGVIAIAGIPPFAGFYSKDEILAAAYAVSTPLYLIAVVTAFLTAFYMARLLFVAFFGEPKPENHAHESGPAMLLPLLVLGTLSVIGGYLAHAAGFGHWIYFGEAHMAPVNWLVAGTSTLVAVVAIALAWSIYGAGVIKPYQVRDRLELLYQLSYHKFYIDEAYAWLNRHIVNGFGRLLAWVDIHLVDGLVNLLALTVRSSGAVLRRTETGQLQHYALVFFGAALVILLWITYAGHSLAMAWIGGGVR encoded by the coding sequence ATGATGAGTAGCTATGCGTTGGCCCATGCCTGGCTGATACCGCTGTTGCCGGCCTTTGCTTTCCTGCTTGGCGGGACCTTGCTGCGCCGTATCCCCTATGCTGCCGCTTGGACTGCCATTCTTGCCAGTACCGGCAGTCTGCTGCTGGCGCTGGGGGTGGCCGGCGGGATGGCTGATGGTCGGATTACCATGGTGCAGCCGCTTATCTATAAGGTTTTGTGGTTTTCGGTGCCTGGCTTGTCGGCTGATATGGGGGTATATCTGGACCCGCTGACGGCCATGATGCTCTGTGTGGTGACCTTGGTGTCGCTGCTGGTGCAGATCTATTCACTAGGCTATATGGCCGGTGATCCCGGTTTTGCCCGGTTTTATTCTTTCCTGTCTTTATTTGCTGCCTCCATGCTGGGGCTGGTGATTGCCGCTAATTTTATCCAGATGTATGTCTTCTGGGAACTGGTGGGCTTATGCTCTTACCTCTTGATTGGCTATTATTTTCATAAGGTTTCCGCCCGGGAGGCGGCCAAGAAGGCCTTCATGACCACGCGAATCGGCGATTTCGGTCTGCTGCTTGGCATATTGCTATTGCAGCTTATCTTCGGGACGCTGGACTTTGCTAAGCTGGGCCTGGCCATTCCCGACTATGTGGCACAGGAAGGGAGCGCGCTGTTAACAGTTGTGGCTCTCCTGATCTTTATCGGGCCTGTCGGCAAATCCGGTCAGTTTCCGCTCCATGTCTGGCTGCCTGATGCCATGGAAGGGCCGACGCCCGTGTCCGCTCTCATCCATGCGGCCACCATGGTGGTGGCCGGGGTGTATCTGATTGCCCGTGCTTATGTGCTGTTTCACTCCTTGCCGGCGGCGCTTACGGTGATTGCCTGGGTTGGTGCGTTTACCGCCCTGTTTGCCGCCGTCATTGCCGTGACGCAGCGGGAAATGAAGCGGATACTGGCTTATTCGACCATCAGTCAGCTCGGCTATATGATGCTGGCCCTTGGGGTAGGAAGTTTGACGGCCTCCATGTTTCATTTGATGACCCATGCTTTTTTTAAAGCGCTGATGTTTTTGGCGGCCGGTTCGGTGCTGCATGCGTTGCATGATACGGCGGATATTTTCAAAATGGGAGGCCTGCGGCGGCAGATGCCGTTCACCTTTGCCGCGATGGCTGTCGGGGTGATCGCCATTGCCGGCATTCCGCCTTTTGCCGGCTTTTATTCCAAGGATGAAATTCTGGCTGCCGCTTATGCTGTCAGTACGCCGCTTTACCTGATCGCGGTAGTGACCGCTTTCCTGACTGCCTTTTATATGGCCCGGCTGTTATTTGTCGCCTTTTTCGGCGAACCAAAACCGGAAAATCATGCCCATGAGTCGGGGCCGGCCATGCTGCTGCCCTTGCTGGTGCTTGGTACGCTGTCGGTCATAGGCGGTTATCTGGCCCATGCGGCAGGCTTTGGCCACTGGATTTATTTCGGAGAGGCCCATATGGCGCCGGTCAACTGGCTGGTAGCCGGCACATCGACGCTGGTGGCTGTGGTTGCCATTGCGCTGGCCTGGAGCATCTACGGGGCCGGTGTGATCAAACCCTATCAGGTGCGGGACCGGCTGGAGCTGTTATACCAGTTGAGTTATCATAAATTTTATATCGACGAAGCCTATGCCTGGCTGAACCGGCATATTGTCAACGGTTTTGGCCGGCTGCTGGCCTGGGTCGACATTCATCTGGTCGATGGACTGGTCAATCTGCTTGCCTTGACCGTCCGGTCGAGTGGCGCCGTGCTGCGGCGTACCGAAACCGGTCAATTGCAGCACTACGCGCTGGTCTTCTTCGGTGCCGCCCTGGTTATCCTGCTATGGATTACTTACGCGGGCCACTCGCTGGCTATGGCCTGGATTGGAGGGGGAGTACGATGA
- a CDS encoding complex I subunit 4 family protein yields MNEFPILTTILLLPILGALLLSCLPPLAEKAIKVVAAVIMGAVAVLAVYAYGAYDFTVGGMQFTQTIPWIADLGVNYAVGVDGMSLPFLLLTALIGFSAVFASWNLEQRPKEFFVLLLILLAGVTGTFIVRDLFIFLLFYELVVIPIYIMVIIWGSTKRVSKEYAGMKLTIYLLIGSAFMLVGVVALYLNAFPAGARTFSMELLAQAHQLGHLSEEFQVFAFFLLLLGFGSLLSMWPFHSWSPDGYAGAPTAVSMIHAGVLKKIGGYGLIRIGLLVLPLGLKFWAPLIAGLAVVNVLYAAFIALAQKDLKYVVGYSSVSHMGYVLIGIAALNGTGISGAIANMFAHGIMSALFFAMIGYVYEKTHIREMDGLGGLAHQMPRVATGFMLAGMASLGLPGLIGFVPEFTIFVGSFSQYPVCAVLAIAGIVFTALYVLRLLANVLFGPRRPEFDRYRDARGAELVPLFVLGAVLVAFGLFPNLLMQKISSEVSTMLPLLASLQDAPALWGGIWR; encoded by the coding sequence ATGAATGAGTTTCCGATACTGACAACGATTTTGCTGCTGCCCATCCTTGGCGCTTTGCTACTGTCCTGCCTGCCGCCGTTGGCGGAAAAAGCCATTAAAGTGGTTGCCGCGGTGATTATGGGAGCTGTGGCCGTATTGGCGGTCTATGCCTATGGGGCGTATGATTTTACTGTTGGCGGCATGCAATTTACCCAAACCATACCCTGGATTGCCGATCTCGGCGTCAATTATGCCGTAGGTGTCGACGGTATGTCGCTGCCGTTTTTGCTGCTGACCGCCCTGATCGGGTTTTCCGCCGTTTTTGCCTCCTGGAATCTGGAACAACGGCCTAAGGAGTTTTTTGTTCTGCTGCTGATTTTGCTGGCCGGTGTAACCGGTACGTTCATTGTCCGGGATTTATTCATCTTTCTCCTGTTTTATGAACTGGTGGTCATTCCGATCTATATCATGGTCATTATCTGGGGCTCTACCAAGCGGGTCAGTAAGGAATACGCCGGGATGAAGCTGACGATTTACCTGTTGATCGGCTCGGCGTTCATGCTGGTCGGCGTGGTGGCTCTCTATCTAAACGCTTTTCCCGCCGGGGCGCGCACCTTTAGCATGGAGCTATTAGCCCAGGCCCATCAACTGGGGCATTTATCGGAAGAGTTTCAGGTTTTCGCCTTTTTCCTGTTGCTTTTGGGTTTTGGTTCGCTGCTCTCCATGTGGCCCTTCCACAGTTGGTCGCCTGACGGCTATGCCGGGGCGCCGACGGCAGTGTCCATGATTCATGCCGGTGTTTTGAAGAAGATCGGCGGCTACGGTTTAATCCGCATCGGTCTGTTGGTATTGCCGCTGGGCTTGAAGTTCTGGGCGCCGCTGATCGCCGGTCTGGCGGTGGTCAATGTTCTCTATGCCGCTTTTATCGCTCTGGCGCAGAAGGATTTGAAATATGTTGTCGGCTATTCTTCGGTATCCCATATGGGCTATGTCTTAATCGGCATTGCGGCGTTAAACGGCACCGGTATCAGCGGCGCCATCGCCAACATGTTTGCCCATGGCATCATGAGCGCCCTGTTCTTTGCCATGATCGGCTATGTCTATGAGAAGACCCATATTCGGGAAATGGATGGTCTGGGCGGTTTGGCCCATCAGATGCCCCGGGTGGCTACCGGCTTTATGCTGGCTGGCATGGCCTCGCTGGGTTTGCCCGGTCTGATCGGCTTTGTGCCGGAGTTTACCATTTTTGTTGGAAGTTTCAGCCAGTATCCGGTATGTGCTGTACTGGCTATTGCGGGTATTGTCTTTACCGCGCTTTATGTTCTCAGGCTGTTGGCCAATGTACTGTTTGGCCCGCGGCGGCCCGAATTTGACCGGTACCGGGATGCCCGCGGCGCAGAATTAGTGCCACTCTTCGTCCTGGGGGCCGTGTTGGTAGCCTTTGGTCTCTTCCCGAACCTATTGATGCAAAAAATAAGCAGTGAAGTTTCGACGATGCTACCACTCTTGGCAAGCCTTCAAGATGCGCCTGCACTATGGGGAGGGATTTGGCGATGA
- a CDS encoding NADH-quinone oxidoreductase subunit N: MNFSLIVPELLTACLAMFLVVLDLLLPGKETRRSLGYLAVFGLLGILTVLLGQQEASGAFYVNLYTVDGYAVFLKALFLIAVALTLLFSFDLIERLPRYSGEFYALIVFSVLGMMLMASANDLITLIVGMGVMNISFYILVGYHFKDMRSSEAGAKYLILSAASTAVLLYGASLVYGYTGSVQFAKIFQAVDPSPAMLGGMAMLVIGLGFKIAAVPFHMWSPDIYEGAPLPVTALLAMCSKVAAFAVLLRLLIQALPALADGWVAIAALLAVLSMITGNVIAMNQHNIKRLLAYSSIAQAGYLLCGLVAADQAGVKGILFYSLLYVFANVGAFAVITVVKLHSGSEDMAAFAGLSRKSPFLAVVMTVSLLSMAGIPPMAGFAGKLYLFLAVVERGYLWLALLGFVMSMISVYYYLLVAKVMYWGEPTDGRRLEVGAPLKWAAALSLIATLLLGVYPGPLADVAAWAAASLF; encoded by the coding sequence ATGAACTTTTCTCTAATCGTACCTGAGCTATTGACGGCTTGTTTGGCGATGTTTCTGGTGGTGCTTGATTTGCTGCTGCCGGGGAAGGAAACCCGCCGCAGCCTTGGCTATCTGGCTGTTTTTGGATTGCTGGGCATTCTGACGGTTTTGCTGGGCCAGCAGGAAGCAAGCGGCGCTTTTTACGTCAATTTGTATACCGTCGACGGTTATGCCGTATTTCTAAAAGCGCTATTCTTAATTGCCGTGGCTTTGACGCTGCTCTTTTCCTTTGATCTGATCGAGCGCCTGCCTCGCTATAGCGGTGAATTCTACGCCTTGATCGTGTTCAGCGTGTTAGGGATGATGCTGATGGCTTCGGCTAATGACCTGATTACCCTGATTGTCGGGATGGGGGTCATGAATATCAGCTTTTACATTCTGGTAGGTTACCATTTCAAGGATATGCGCTCCAGTGAAGCGGGCGCCAAGTATCTGATCTTAAGCGCCGCTTCGACGGCGGTGCTCTTATACGGCGCCAGTCTGGTCTATGGCTATACCGGCAGTGTCCAGTTTGCCAAAATCTTTCAGGCCGTAGACCCGTCTCCGGCCATGCTGGGCGGGATGGCCATGCTGGTTATCGGTCTGGGCTTTAAAATTGCCGCCGTACCTTTTCACATGTGGTCGCCGGATATTTACGAAGGGGCGCCGCTGCCAGTAACAGCACTCTTGGCCATGTGCTCCAAAGTGGCTGCCTTTGCCGTCTTACTGCGTCTGCTCATCCAGGCATTGCCGGCGCTGGCTGACGGCTGGGTGGCGATTGCTGCTCTGTTAGCCGTGCTGAGTATGATTACCGGTAATGTGATCGCCATGAACCAACACAATATCAAACGGCTGCTGGCCTATTCTTCTATTGCCCAGGCCGGCTACCTGCTATGTGGCCTGGTGGCAGCCGATCAGGCCGGTGTCAAGGGGATACTCTTTTATAGCCTGCTCTACGTGTTTGCCAATGTGGGCGCCTTTGCCGTCATTACGGTAGTTAAGCTCCATTCGGGTTCGGAGGATATGGCAGCGTTTGCCGGACTAAGTCGGAAATCGCCGTTTCTGGCGGTGGTCATGACCGTTTCGTTGCTGTCGATGGCCGGCATTCCGCCAATGGCGGGGTTTGCCGGAAAGCTATACCTGTTTCTGGCTGTCGTCGAACGGGGGTATCTGTGGCTGGCCTTGCTGGGCTTTGTTATGTCGATGATTTCAGTATATTACTATCTGTTGGTTGCCAAGGTCATGTACTGGGGAGAGCCCACTGACGGGAGACGCCTGGAGGTTGGTGCTCCGCTTAAATGGGCGGCAGCCCTCAGTCTGATTGCAACCTTGCTGCTCGGTGTGTACCCCGGCCCGTTAGCCGACGTGGCAGCTTGGGCGGCGGCCAGTTTGTTTTAG
- a CDS encoding sugar-binding transcriptional regulator, whose amino-acid sequence MDSSMEKSLLTRIAWMYYVQDMTQGEIAAKLNFSRTKITRCLAKAKNTGIVEIHIASEYRACLDTEQALKDRFPFLETVVVPAGNSDAVTKEGAGKACAGYLENILTDGDVVGIAWGSSLYEVGKFLGLKKPLNITVVQLMGGLNSSETINPEEIVKQIARRLHANGVWLNTPAMMDTPEIKKALLSDEGVKRVLTKATSCTKALFGVGDVSDDGSLVISNALTVAEMAKLRDMGAAGNLLGWFYDVNGNPIHSFVSDRVISVPFEDIKRIPHKICLATGSNKAVAILGAIRGGCMNTLVTDEVTAQEVLRLARQ is encoded by the coding sequence ATGGACAGTAGTATGGAAAAGTCTTTGCTAACCAGAATTGCCTGGATGTATTATGTGCAGGATATGACGCAGGGAGAAATTGCGGCAAAGCTGAACTTCTCCCGAACCAAGATCACTCGTTGCCTGGCCAAGGCAAAGAATACGGGCATTGTTGAAATCCATATTGCCTCGGAGTATCGTGCCTGTCTGGATACTGAACAAGCCTTGAAAGATCGGTTTCCTTTTTTGGAAACGGTGGTTGTCCCGGCCGGTAATAGTGATGCCGTCACTAAGGAAGGCGCTGGTAAAGCCTGTGCCGGTTACCTGGAAAATATCCTGACAGATGGTGATGTTGTAGGCATTGCCTGGGGCTCTTCCCTGTATGAAGTGGGAAAATTCCTGGGGCTGAAAAAGCCGCTAAATATTACCGTCGTACAGCTCATGGGTGGACTCAACAGCAGTGAAACCATCAATCCGGAGGAGATTGTCAAGCAAATAGCCCGTCGGCTGCATGCCAACGGGGTATGGCTGAACACACCGGCCATGATGGACACGCCGGAAATCAAAAAAGCTCTGCTAAGTGATGAAGGTGTCAAACGGGTTCTGACCAAGGCCACCAGTTGCACCAAAGCGTTGTTTGGCGTTGGCGATGTTAGTGACGACGGTTCGCTGGTTATCAGTAATGCGCTGACCGTAGCCGAGATGGCAAAATTGCGGGATATGGGTGCGGCTGGCAATCTGCTCGGCTGGTTTTATGATGTCAACGGCAATCCGATCCATTCCTTTGTCAGCGACAGGGTGATATCCGTACCGTTTGAGGATATTAAACGGATTCCGCACAAAATCTGTCTAGCTACAGGCTCTAATAAGGCTGTGGCAATTTTGGGAGCCATTCGCGGCGGCTGCATGAATACGCTGGTCACCGATGAAGTGACGGCTCAGGAAGTATTGCGGCTGGCCCGGCAGTAA